The genomic stretch ACCGTCACATGCTCCGGCACACAGCACATCTCCTTTGTTGAAAGATGCATTAAGCAATCCGGGCTCATTGATGCTGATTGAGTCAACCGCAGTACAACCGTTGTTATCGGTTACGGTGACATAGTACATGCCTGCGCAAAGGCCAGATGCACTATCTACTGTTTGGTAACCTGCGTTGATATCCCATTGGAAAGAGTATGGGGCTACACCGCCGGTAGGAAGCACCTTGGCATAGCCATCGCATCCACCATTACACTGAGGGCCCATTACCGCGCCGAAGCTGGTGATGACCGCAGATGGTTCCATGATCTCCACGGAGTCCGCCATGAAGCAGCCGTTGTTATCAGTCACGGTCACATGGTACCAGCCGATGCAAAGGCCACCTACGGAATCAACCGTGGCTGATCCTGCATTTGAGTCCCATTGGAAAGTGTATGGTGCTACACCACCTGCAGGATTTACTTTTGCAAAACCGTTACAAGCGCCGGCGCACAACACATCTCCTTTGTTGAAGGATGCATTGAGCAATCCGGGTTCATTGATCGTGATTGAGTCAACCGCCGTACAACCGTTGTTATCGGTGACGGTGACGTAATACATGCCTGCACAAAGACCGGATGCACTGTCAACAGTTTGATAACCTGCGTTGATATCCCATTGGAAAGAGTACGGAGCAACACCGCCGGTTGGAAGCACTTTGGCATAGCCATCACATCCACCGTTACATTGAGGGCCCATCACCGCACCGAAGCTGGTCATCACTGCAGATGGTTCCATGATCTCTACGGAATCAACTACAAAACATCCATTGTTATCAGTCACCGAAATAAAATACCATCCTGCGCAAAGACCGAAGACAGAATCCACGGTTTGGTTCCCTGCATTGGCATCCCATTGGAAGGAATACGGAGGCACTCCTCCTGTGGGATTTACCTTTGCAAAACCATCGCATGCACCGGCGCACAATGCATCACCCTTATTAAAGATCGGATACATCGGCGTGGGTTCATTGATCATTGCAGAATCAACGATCATACAACCGTTGTTGTCAGTGATAGTCAATAGATACGTTCCTGCACAAAGTCCGCCCACCGAGTCTACGGTTTGACTGCCTGCATTGGAATCCCACTGGAAGGTATAGGGTGCAACACCACCGGTAGGATTTGCCTTTGCACTGCCATCGCAGGATCCGGGACACATGGCACCATTGACAGGCGTCATGGCGTTCGTCAGAACGGAAGGTTCGGTGATGATAATACTGTTTGAAGACTGGCAACCATTGTTGTCGGTTACCGTGACAAAATAAGTTCCGGAACAAAGGCTGCCCACGGAGTCTACTGTCTGGCTTCCTGCGTTGGAATCCCATTGGAAGGAATACGGAGGCACTCCTCCACTTGGGTTTGCTTTTGCAAAACCATCACAAGCTCCGGAACACAGTGCATCACCGGAGTTAAATCCAATGGATAGTGCTGACGGTTCACCAACATCAACAGAATCAACTGCAATACAGCCGTTGTTGTCGGTTACGGTCACCAGGTAATGTCCGGCACAAAGACCGGTAGCTGTGTCGTTGGTTTGGTAACCGGCATTGATATCCCATTGAAAGCTGTAAGGTGGTGTTCCGGCGGTTGGCTGGGCCACACCGAATCCGTCGCAGGATCCGTTGCAAAGCACGTCGCCTTTGTCCATTCCCAAAGCAAGCGGACTGGGAGGATCATTGATAAAGACCGTATCGCTGAAAGAACAACCGTTGTTATCGGTAACTGTATAAAGATAGAAACCAAGGCAAAGACTATTGACAGATACCGTGGTTGCATTACCGGCATTGGCATCCCAGAGATAACTATAAGGAGGTACGCCACCGGTTGGATTGATATTCGCATCGCCATCGCATGACCCAACACAAGTGAGATTATTTACGATTGGACCTGCATTCAACAAACCAGGTTCATTGATATTTACAGAAGCCCAGGCAGAATCATTGTCGGCATCAGTTACCAGTACGTTGAAAAACCCACCAGCTAGTCCGACGGCCGTATCTGTGGTTTGGATGGAAGGGTCATCCCAATGATAACTATATGGTGGTGTTCCACCACTCGGGTACACTACAGCCCATCCATCGGAAGCGCCGTTACAAGTTACATGAACCGTATCGGTGATAGTCGCGGACAATGCCGGAGGACATGATGCAAACGTAATGCCTGCATTATTACCTCCATCCGTACTGGCGGAAGAATAACATGAAGCGCCGGAAAAGGCAATATCGCTCAGGTACATGTTATCCATGCACACTCTCTTTCCGGACAATGAGGTCAGGTTTGTTTGAGTGCCGGGGCTATCTGAATTGATCGTCACCTGAAATCCGACGTTATTTGTAGCGAAATCATTAAATGATTGTGTAGCACCGGCAGGGAAAGTGATATATCCAGAATCTATTTCAAGTTTATTAAACTGATTGTCTCCGGTTGCCACAACCTGTCCTGAATAGAATGTGACTTCATTATAGGTGAGGTCTCCACCGAAGAAGTTCCCCTGTCCGGGTATCTTGTTGATCTCAATAACGGATTGTTCTGCATCAAAGGTCAGGCCTGTGGTGGATGACATATCCCAGGTATCATTGATGCGCACATACGACGAATCCAGGGTCAGACTACGCGTAAGAGATTGAGACGCATGTCCGTCAAAAACAAAACACCGCAGGTAATATCCTTTGGTGTTGAAGTTTCCTTGATTAAGGATGATGTTCTTCAGTGTCTCCAGGTCACTTGCCAGCTCCCATTGCGCCGTACCGTTGAACCGGATATCGGCATCAAGGAGTTTGCTGTGTGTATCGATGATGTGATTTCCCGATGACCCGTTGAACTTTATCGTGCCATGCAGGTCGAGGGCCATGTTCGGATCAATGATCAGGGAACCTCCTAATAAAAGGGTATCGCCATAGGCCTGACTGAATGTCGGAAAGTTAGCTACACCATTCCACTCCACCTTAGCGGCAAAGACATTGCCTGAAAGGTATACGGTATCACCAGCCTGTGTAAACGAGTTCACATCGAATATCGCAGTATCACCCGCAGTGGGTGGTCCTGCGCCTGGTGCACCGCCTGAGGCGTTGGACCAGAAAGTTGGGGATACGCCATCCCATGTACCATTACCACCAACCCAATAATAGGTAGCGGCCGAGGCGATCATGGAAGAGAACAGGAGAAAAAAGAGGACAAGGGGGAGCTTAAATGCGGGTACACTCTGTTTCATATGCTGCACGTTGGTTACGGAGACCCTTATGTACGTCGCATCAATGAAAAGGTTTACGTATTAATGCATATATAACGCCAATGACCACATATTCCGGAGCGACGAAGTGAAAAAAAGTGAGGATGAAAGCATTTCGCTTCCATGTGATTCAGGACTTAATGGGAAGGCAGAAGGTGAGAGGGCAGAAGGCAGATGACCATATTAATCTGTACCGGGCCTGATGTTGGGTGAAGGTTCCCGGATAGCTCTACTCCCGGGACAGGTGTACCTTTGTCTTGTTATCTTCAAAGCGTTCCACTTTGGTATTTTCTACTGAGAACTCTTCTTCAGCTACCAGCACTGAAAGCTAAGATAAAGGAAGTAGCTTAAAGCTACAGGATAGACAGACGAAGGTGCAACCTTCGCCTAACATCAGATTACAGATCCCCTGCCTGTCCGGCGAGGCAGGGAATTTGTCTAAAACATACTCGTTTCTCAAACGAAGCCAATATGATTCGGCGACCTATATAGTCAACGTCTTAATTCTTAATTCTTCATTCTTAACTCTTCATTCATCTTTTCTATTCTATCAAAAGAAGCCTGGTGACCGAAACATTTCCGTCAACCGTGATCCTGGCGAAATACACACCGGGGATCATACCTGCTTGTCCGGAGTTGATGGTTTGCTTATGGTCTCCTTTTTGCCTGAATCCTTCATCAACCAGAGATACCGTTCTTCCGACCATGTCCACGATCTCCAGCCTGACCTGTGCACTTTCCGGCAGTCTGTATATGAGTGTGGTGTTCGAACTGAACGGGTTGGGGAATGCCTGAAGTACCACACCGGATGAAGGCATTGGAGGCAGACTGGTGGTGATATCATCCGGGATATCGATGGCATTGGAATCCACCACGAAATCCATCTGCGTAAAAATGGTATCACTGGCCGTTACGGATACCTCCCAGGTACTGTCCATCGGCAGACCGGGAATATCCACCCATAGGTCGTAGTCACCCGGTTCGATGTTGGAGAATTCATAATATCCTGATCCATTCGTTTTGGTTTCTCCTTTCATCATTCCGGCCGGCTTGGAGCGGATGACGATGTCCACATCGGGAATGGGGTCACCGAAGATCACATTGGTTTCACCCTTCTTGTTGGGGCCACGTCTGACAACTGTTCCGGACAACTTTCCATCGCCGTTCTGCGGCGGAAACTCCACCAGGGTGATGTCTTTAGAGGTACTGTCATCACAATCTACGGTAAACTGTATGGCGTCGCTCCATCTGAATACCGTGTCATGGAAAGTACTTACCGTTTGCGGGTATAGGGTTGTATCGGTACGAACATGAAGGATATAGTTACCGGAGGGCACAGCGGGGAAACTGTAATTTCCCGAGCCGTCCGTGTAAACAGAATCCACGGCAGGCATGACGCCACCAGTCTTGAATTTCAACAGTCTTACTTTCAATCCGGAGGCCCCGCCACCGGAATAGTTCACCTGGCCTGATAACTTCGGATCTGCACCCGTACTGGTGAGGCCATAATTAAAGCTCACCATACATCCGATGGCGTCAGTTACAGAAACCGTATAATCGCCAGCACAAAGATTGGAAGCGGTTTGGGTGGTTTGTCCGTCAGGGTCACTCCACATATAAGTATAGGGAACCGAACCGCCGGTAACGTTCACCATCAAAGAACCGTTGCAACTGCTCTGACAACTGGCCTGTGTTTCAGCGAAAATGTGAGCTATCGCCGTGGGCTCATTTAATGTTGCGGTGGCCCAGACCGTATCTTTATCGACATCGATCACGCGCACGGTGTAAGTGCCTGCAGTTAATCCTGTGGCCTTATTGGTCGTCTGTTGCTGGGCATCATCCCACAGATAGGAATAGGGCATTGTGCCACCACTGGCACTCACCGTTACAGAACCGTTATTGCCTCCGTTGCATGTTACATTCACCTTATTGGAAATGGTAGCACTAAGCGGAGCCGGGCATGGTGCGATCGTTACTCCGGTACAATTCGACTGCCCTGAATTCTTGGCATAACATGATCCACCGGAAAAAGCAATGTTGCTGAAGTTCATTCCCAATAGACATGTGCGTTTTCCTGACAAAGAGACTAACTGTGCCTTTGTACTCGAGCTTGATTGTATGGTTGTTTTTACACCGGGATTCTGTGATTCAAGTGTGCTGAAGCTTTGTGCCGCGGATGCCGGGATGGTGACCGTACCTGTATCTAGCTTAAGGAAATGGTATTGGTTACTTCCGGTTACGGTAAGCTGTGTGGCGTAAAAGGTCACATCGTGGTAAGCCAATCCGCCC from Flavobacteriales bacterium encodes the following:
- a CDS encoding T9SS type A sorting domain-containing protein, producing MKQNLPTSGFSFLLFFLLISSLVATANTYYWVGGKGQWMAGSATFWSNASGGAPGAGPPTAADTVVFDAGSFAQAGDTIFISGNVHAAKVIWSGVSNFPVFSQAVTDTLFIGGSFFIDPNMALDMHGTIVFNGLSGTNFIHTNGKLLDADILFAGDAQWHLSSDLESQKTIILRQGGFHTKGYYLRCNVFDGHGLQSLIRTLTLDTSLVRITETWDMTQTAGLTFDPGTSLIEVVRIPGQGNFRGGGLAYHDVTFYATQLTVTGSNQYHFLKLDTGTVTIPASAAQSFSTLESQNPGVKTTIQSSSSTKAQLVSLSGKRTCLLGMNFSNIAFSGGSCYAKNSGQSNCTGVTIAPCPAPLSATISNKVNVTCNGGNNGSVTVSASGGTMPYSYLWDDAQQQTTNKATGLTAGTYTVRVIDVDKDTVWATATLNEPTAIAHIFAETQASCQSSCNGSLMVNVTGGSVPYTYMWSDPDGQTTQTASNLCAGDYTVSVTDAIGCMVSFNYGLTSTGADPKLSGQVNYSGGGASGLKVRLLKFKTGGVMPAVDSVYTDGSGNYSFPAVPSGNYILHVRTDTTLYPQTVSTFHDTVFRWSDAIQFTVDCDDSTSKDITLVEFPPQNGDGKLSGTVVRRGPNKKGETNVIFGDPIPDVDIVIRSKPAGMMKGETKTNGSGYYEFSNIEPGDYDLWVDIPGLPMDSTWEVSVTASDTIFTQMDFVVDSNAIDIPDDITTSLPPMPSSGVVLQAFPNPFSSNTTLIYRLPESAQVRLEIVDMVGRTVSLVDEGFRQKGDHKQTINSGQAGMIPGVYFARITVDGNVSVTRLLLIE